AGTCTGGGTGTCAGATGTTCCTGTCTCGCCTATTTCTTTTGATGAGGAACCCATGCTCAACTTTAAGATTCAAAATTGACTAAAAAATGGGTTCAATTAATTTGGCGAAGGCAAAGATCTCCTGTCTTGCATTCAAATCTATGCCGGCTGGTTTGAACTTTTCCATTTAGCATTTACTTCCTATTGGATTTGAAAGGAAtctaaaatattaaacttttaaatccAACATCCAGCGGAAGGGTTGAACCTGCAACAGTAGAACACGGCAACTAAGGCATAAGAATTAAGAAGAGAGGTGGTCAGCTTGCTGAATAACACACATGGCACTGGATCGAattcttagaaaaaaaaaaatgtgatGAGCATGTTAGGCCCATTCCTTCAGAAACAGTACTAtttgttgaatttaatttaaaagggcCAAAACATAGCTGTCCGGATCAGCAACATGTCTGACACTGGCCAATGGGCCTTCACAAACCCACTTGATTGTGTTGGGTCTTAATGTACAGTCCCAACCCCACCTAATATCTACTGTCTGCTGACCGAaccaaattttagaaatttaatgaaacgaattaatttgaattaagaaataaatcgatctgaattaaatttttgattgggatttttatttttaactttatttttttattttaagatttaattgaagtctttcaattttaatttttatctaataataattattaaataatataaacaaaaaaaataataaaatttaaatcgaaaactataaaaatttaaaaaaaaatcatagttaatatatatattcatataaaatatttaaaaatatctattcgatttgatttattttattaaaatttttttattaaaattaaattaaattaaaatatcaaaatttttaaaaatcaactgaattaatttatgaaaaaaactGATCAATTcgattattattttgaattgaATAGTATTCATCCTCTATTGTTTGCTAACTTCCACCATGCTTAGGTTTTAATTTTGACAATTCTCCAAAACCTAATAGGAAAAAAGGAGTTGGGATTtgatatcatttaattttaaaacgtttttagtattaataaattaaatcccAGTTGAAAGTACAGCTGAGTCAAAATCTGAAAATGGGTTAGGCACTAATGACAAGTGAGAAAGGGATTTTGAAAGGCAACCCTCATGTAGAATAGTGAAGGCCAGCACAGAGAGAGCAATAAGTGCAGAGTAGTGTAGGGGCAAGAGGGAATAGCAATCACTTTCAAGCTAGGCTGGAGACCAAGTCTCGTAGCTATGAGGTTAAATTTGGCAAGCTGCATGGGTTGGTTGGAACTCTTACatggggaaaaagaaaaaagatcaaATAATTGGGAAAGTGATCAAGCTTTTATAACTAAGATCCTTTGATGTTTATATGTGCCAACACTTATCTTTATTGACCCATCACAGAAAATTTTTAGATGAATCtgatctaaatttaaaaaatattaaaataaattttatttatttttttcataaaaaaattcaattgttTATATGTTGAAAATGGAATCTTGacacatttaaatatttattgagataaaattAAGTGTACTttaattttgaaagaaaattttagGTCTGCTTGTTCTTTAGCTTATTAACTTATAGTGTGTGATTTTAAACAAATTTGGAAAATTGAGTTAGATCAATTAATTATTGAAGATTCAATTGtcaaacaaattaaattttcattgaaTTTTGATATGCTGTTGATTCATGTGTCATGTGTAATTTGTTCTTTAAGttcttgatttaatttgaaaataggGATTAATTAGTTTCGTTTTAaacttaaataaatgaaataataatgGGTTAAAATTTAAGTTTAGTCATCCCTAATCCGTAGAGATATTGATTCAGAAtacggtttaaaatcgaattgaataaattaaaaattaaaattttagtatttatataaattgaattgaatcgattttaaaaaaaaattaatttgaatcaaattgaatcgatctaattcgatttaattagttaaaatttttttataaaattttattttttatattttatttttaatattttaaaatttaattaaaatattttaattttaattatgatctaatttatttatattatcaaaaataatatattattattatttggtttaatttttttattaaaattaaattaaattaaagtaattaatatttttaaaattaaaaataaaagtaaaataaataaaaaattaatttaatcaatttttttaatttaaatcgtgATGAGAAAGATGCAGTTAATTTGTCTTTTTCCTTGGATGCCAacccaaaatttttttttacctaTTTAGGAAAGCTATATTAGCTAGCCATTAGCAATTATTGTAAGGCaatagtttggataattttaataatttttcataatttatcaaaataaagtCTGGAGATTGAGTTCAGATTGCAGttaattgtattaaaaatattaaatttatttttcctaaTATACATCATTGTATTTTTTAAGTAatactttatttattaaatctttaatatgaatatatatgcaataaaaataacatttaaattcaataataagtttaattgagaaatatgaataaaaagtatattaacaaaattctaaataaaatttataacattaactatttttttaattcatataaaaaaataaatctatattTGCTTCTATgagtgaataaaataataatattgtgaGATATGAAAAGATTTTTTCCTTACATATGTATTTAGATGATATTTATCAATAAGAttcacagcctgttttgcatggtTTCACAGTTGCTAGTTTCTTGGAGTTATCTTAATTTTCACTTCCCAAATATTAAGGTTCATAGATTTTTCCCTGTTTTACATCATTTCTGCCATAGTTGCATGTTTCTTAGCTGCCCAAAAACCCATtagcttcttcttcatcatcatcatcattgacATGCTAGGTCTAGGTCTTCTATTTAATGTGAAATGAATTTATTATAAACACAAGATGATTGGTTCATTATGCCCAGAACATCTCTTCCACGTTTCTTGATTTCAAAAAACGGCGAGTTTCatacatatttgatattttgaatGTTCTTCTTCAATCCAATTGGATAATGACTAATAGCCCAATCAACCcatttttaagaaaatgaaaTTGGGTTTTATCCAATTCTTCAGCTtacgtaaaaaaaaaaaaaaaaaaaaaagaaattgggtTTTACTTTCTATACATACCCTACAAATCAAAACATTGAATAACTCATTCAATTaactaaatcaaaataaaattaatttctaaaataaaagtcaacgctttaaaaaattaattaaagaagCTGAAAATTTTTCTCCAGTTcatatatagaaatttaaagCACATTATACTCATTTTATgcattcaaaaattaatttttgaatgtTGACTATAAAAATTTTACGTGTTTATTTTCATCAATTGACCTCAAAAAAGAAAACGTTGAAAAAAtcaatacaaataaaaattagatattaatataaaattctaatttttcATGATATGCAACTTGTGCATTcgcaaaattaaaattctagaGTGAGAGCATTCATGGAGATGTTGGAAGGGCCTACGTTATTGAAGTGAAGAAAACAAACAGGTCCATGACAATGTCGTCTCCTAGGAAGAGTGAGAGGAAAGGACTAACGTGAACATCATGTTACATGTCACCAATGGACTCAGGTCTCGAAACTGGTCCCTCAGCCCTATActattcttcctcttcttcttcttctgggtGTGGTGGGGCAGCAAAACGAGGGTTTCACATGCCCTAATAACCCTAGTTCTACTACAAACCACGTGGCCACCCTCAATTATTCAAAATCAGTGTTTTAAACAGTAAACATCACCTAATTGCAAGTGATAATAATCTGCCTaagctttttaaaaaaattgtttgaTTCAATTGGAGGGGATGTTTCTGTTGTTTTTGTACTTAACAACAAGCCAAGATTTTCTATTTGTTTTTGCTTAAGTTCTTCGGATCATAAAGACAAACCAATAATTTCTCCTGCCTGACCAAGATAAAGGTTCTTGTACCTGTACAACCCAAAATACAAAATAGTACATGTACTCGTCTATTGGCTCCATTAATTAGCAAAAACAGGCAGATGTATTTatagatttatatataatttatgtaaTTTATATCAACGCGTGTTGAGATTCGTGATTcgatatttttctcttttagaGTTTgattctcataaataaaataaatatttaccgAATCACTTTACGTTTTAATGTGCTGATCCGGTGCGAACATAATATTATTCGAAAAAAAATCCGGTATATGTTACCAGCAATGACATTATTTGGGAGTTCCCATCATGTCTTGGCTTTGTCGTCCCATGAGTATAATTATGTCTGTCAAAGATCGATGAAATGTTCACTAATTTAATTGCATCAATCAATCATTCTAGCTAAATAGAAGACCTGCATGGTAAGAATTGGGGGACCCCATCTAATCTCTCTCCCTCCTGTAAGAATTTGATTTTCTATTAACTATTCTTGCATGAAATTATGGCTTTAGCAATTgtcctcttctcttcttttgtCACTCTTACCACTTTCCTGTTTTGAcattatacatatatttttttattccacgtactttcttcattttctgtttttatttttctgaaaaGCAAATcgttatttaaaactttttaattcttaaaattaattactttttttttgaattaactACCAGTTAATTAAAAGATGAAATGGGTGTtaagaaagttttttttttttttttttaaaaaaaatcaataataaaatatggtAGACTAGCTAGTTGACTGGAAAATAGGGTGTAAGAATCCTTGATTAGCATATACAAATGGGGTAACTTCTCAGTAGTTTCGAGTGATGACCCATCCCTAACTGAGGTCTCCagaaaaagatgaagaaaggttttttttttttttttttttcatgagcTGTCCCTCACTTGGCTTTCTtcaatcaaaatatatataatgtaaTAAAGCCAATAAAGATTAGATTTTTGCCTTAAAGAGCAGAAAGGACCTTTAAATCTGCGAGCGGGATCAATTGCCTCACCACCACCTCACTCTACTTTCCTAAGTTTTAGGTTTTCTTAACCATAATAAATTCTCCTTTTTAATCACTTTTATTACCTAAAAAAACCCTTTTTCTTTTACGACTTCCATGAATTCATGGCTTTCACTTGAACTTCCCTcgtcttatatatatatatattgctatATTTACAATGGGGCACTTCCAAATCTGGTAGCCCAAAACTAAGGGCGGAAGGTAGAAGCTGTTAGCAATTATTGTTTCTTCAGAGATATATCTcgaatctttatttatttatttatttttaacttttttcgtTGTAGAACAGAGATTTTATAACCAACAAAACCAACCTATCTCCAGTCTCCACCGTCCATATGTATCATGAACATTATCTACTGACATTTTTACTTTGAAAAGGGGACCATGAAACTTGGGGATAGAACTTTACAGTTGAAGaactgaaaataataataataataataataataataataataataataataataataatagggtTTGTTGAATAGGATTAAAACATGGATTGAGTAAGAAATAATTGAGTTTATTTCTATCAAATATTCCCCAATGGAATAATATGAATCGACGTGCATTTTATTAGGAAAAATATAGGCTGCAGAAGATCTCatatacttaattaattaattaattatacccattatttatttatttttcccactagagattttgaagatttgactTCAAAATCAAAAAGGGTTTATtcccttattatttttttttttaagaaaaaaaagaaagagagaagcaAGAAAATTAAAGGAGTAATGAAGGTTAAAGAGGGAGAATGTGGCCGACATAGCAGGAAGCAGATAGGACCCTCGGGTGGAACCACGATAGAGTTCAAGTTTAACATTGGGAGTTTATGTGGGTCAGTGTAAAGCCATTGTCTATAAGATTTGCTGTCGGAGAGGCATTTAAGCACTACTACTACCGCAATCTCTTTCCTTTTATAAGTCCTTGTATTATTAGTTTTCTACTTGCTACATGATTCTAttctaactaaaattaaattaaaaaaaaaaagaataacccCACGCGAGCTTTTGGGTTGGCGGACTACACCTTTCAATCAAGAAATGAACAACTGAAGAAAATGGTGGCATTAGGGGAAATCTGTGAATGTAATAACCAAATTCGATCATTAAATGTGTATTGTCTGAAGGGGCGGTGGAGAAAGCGCGTATAAGTGTCCTTTGTcttgtaatgtaaagaattactatgcaaaaaaaaaaagccccGTCTCTATGGTCAAATTTCTCTCTGTTACTCTGTCGTGGTTTTATGCACTTGTGCACCACTATATATATCTCCCATTTGCTATCGACCTCTCCACTGCATCATCACATtcattctcttctcttctcttctcttcttcttcttcgttcTCCTACAAAGCTAATCCATCCAATCATCTCTCAAATTCTTTCTATTATCCTCTGCAGCtctttctttcctctttctCTCACTCACTGCTTGATTTGCACATCTCTATTTGTTGAAGAAACTATACCAAAAATGAGGCTATTGTCTAGAAAAGCCACGTGCAACACTCATGGCCAAGATTCTTCTTACTTCCTCGGATGGGAGGAATACGAGAAGAACCCATACGATGAGATCAAGAATCCAACAGGGATCATTCAGATGGGTCTCGCTGAGAATCAGGTTAGGAAAAAGTGGGGAAAAAAGGGAGAGTTTTCTTATTTTAGTTTCTCTTAGGCAATATATGCTTACGTACCATTTTCTGTATATTTGCAGCTCTCCTTTGATATTCTCGAGTCATGGCTAGCCAATAATCCTGACGCTGCTGGGTTCAAGAAAGATGGGCAATCCATATTTAGAGAGCTTGCACTCTTTCAAGATTATCATGGTCTCCCTGCTTTCAAGAAAGTAAGTTCAACGTCCTTATTATTCTATGTTCCCTTAGGGATCAACAAAATACATATTCTATTGATGTAAAAACATATAGACATATATCTCTAACTAtgtttttgaataatttttcagGCATTGGTTGATTTCATGGCAGAAATAAGAGGAAACAGAGTATCTTTTGATCAAGATAAGATAGTTCTCACTGCTGGTGCAACTTCTGCGAATGAGACCCTCATTTTTTGCCTTGCTGAACCCGGCGAAGCCTTTCTTCTTCCAACTCCATACTACCCTGGGTACGTATATGTCTTGCTATATACTTTTCGTATTACTGAAATGACAAGTTTCGTATCACTTATGCATGAAATGTACGTTTCTAATCttactttataaaattattgcagATTTGATAGAGATCTTAAGTGGAGAACTGGGGTTGAGATTGTGCCAATTCAATGTACAAGCTCAAATGGCTTCCAAATTACTGCACCAGCTCTTGAAGAGGCTTATCTAGAAGCCCAAAAACGCAACCTGAGGGTTAAGGGTATCTTGGTCACAAACCCCTCAAATCCATTAGGCACTACAATGAGCCGAAGTGAATTGAACCTTCTTGTTAACTTCATTACTTCTAAAGGCATTCATCTTATCAGCGATGAAATTTATTCTGGCACTGCGTTCAGTTCACCAGGCTTTGTGAGTATCATGGAAGTGTTGAAAGATAAGAAATGCGAGAATACTGAAGTTTGGAAAAGAGTTCACGTTGTTTACAGTCTTTCAAAGGATCTTGGCCTCCCTGGTTTTCGAGTTGGTGCAATTTACTCCAACGATGAGTTGGTTGTATCCGCAGCCACTAAAATGTCTAGCTTCGGTTTAGTTTCTTCTCAAACACAATATCTTCTCTCTGCTCTTCTCTCCGACACCAAGTTTACCAAGAACTATCTTTCAGAGAATCAAAGAAGGCTTAAAGAGCGACAAAAGTTGCTCGTCAAGGGCCTCGAAAAAGCAGGTATCAGCTGCCTTAAGAGCAATGCTGGCTTGTTTTGCTGGGTTAACATGAAGCATCTTTTGAGAACAAACTCATTCGAAGCAGAAATGGAACTCTGGAAAAAGATTGTTTATGATGTTAAGTTAAATATCTCTCCTGGTTCTTCTTGCCATTGCACCGAGCCAGGGTGGTTCCGAGTATGCTTCGCTAACATGTCCGAAGAAACTCTAAACCTGGCTATGAAGCGATTGAAGTCATTTGTCGACTCCACGACCATGACCAGTAGCCACCATCAGATGTtgaaaaattcaagaaaaagGTCTCTCACCAAGTGGGTTTTACGGTTATCATTCCACGACGACCGTGAGCCAGAAGAACGATAGTCCGGTGTGTTCATGTCAAATGTGAACCCGTATACAGAAGAagtccattatttttttttgtcctCCATAATATTTTTGGTGGataattttcttttccatttttcCTTTTTGTAATTTAGAAAAAGTGCACTCAGATCCATCTATGCATATGGATCTCGAAGTGGCTGTAAAACTTTATGATCGTTTCAGTCGTTGTAAAACTCTGTGTCAATCTTGTCTAGCATGAAAAATATTCTCAGAAATTCTTCGAACCATATATATGATAATATGATCATAAGTTGACATGttattattaattgaaaaaataaattcccATCTTCCTTTCTTGCTCATGTTATAATTGACACATGCGTTGATTAATATAACACAGAAGTCAGTCACAGATTAGCGGCAGTACTGGCGGAGGTAAAGATTAAATAAATGGCAGCTGCCGACGTCGTCGTCGTCCCCCACCACAAGGTGACGACTGACGCATGCATTAATTGAAGTCTCGACCGACCTTTGATCTTAATCATGATAACAATACTGTTTCTATGGTGGGTATTTGACATTCTTTAAGCCGTGTGAACAGgcgaaggagagagagagagaagcgaCTGTCACTCACACTTATTAAGCAATATAGATAATCTACGTGGGAGGTGCAATTCATCAGCTTGCTTCAGTCAAAAGCCTAACTATTCGAAGGTcaaaaagaaaacatacatacCTAGTTTTCATTTTTTCCTCCGTCTTCAAAACGCAGAGTTTTTAAGTTTAAATTCAAGTGGGAAGCAATTATATCAGAAAATAGAACCAACcatggaagaagaagaggaggataaaCATTACTAGACTAAGTAGTGAGATGTATATGTACATAGTCAAAGAAGAAGATTAAGGATTGGGATTTAGATTGATAAATAGATAAAACGTACAAAATTAAGTCAATAACTGTCTAgattgttgttgttgttcaAAGTCGTCACTTGTCACCACCGACGCAAGCGGAGATAGATAGAGAGGAAGAGTGAGTTACAAGCAATCCAAAAAGTCCAaagcttttttaatttttatttttctaaaaaaatataaatttaatttagatgagaatTGCTCAAGTATTCATGgatcttttttttataaaatttgtaCAGGATATGATTAATGGGTTCGTGTTGCAGACGTTTACGCGTTTCTACGGTTAATATTAAACCAATCACAACACTTGTCTCTGCAAAAATAATGACTTTGTTTTGGGAAACAAAGCATGcccataaatataattaattattaaaatataattattatatgatGAGGTCGTTATCATGATTCAATTATTGAACCTGAAGATTTGGTTTAGTTTGAGTTAAACCACTAAATCTTAGAATGTAGATTTTTGATATGTGATGATCAGATGGTTTGTTAATCATTGATTCATTTGATGTTTCAATTATATGCTGATGTCTATGATCTTCAAGATATAGTTGTGCAACTATAATGATCCATCATGATGGGAGGTCGCATActaactctttaattttttttttaattatttttttattgattattaaatttagtgTTAACCGACCAATAATAATATCTTATCAATTGAAATAATAACATCAACAATttcttatatttaatttaatctaattataTGGTAAGATTGAAGTGAaaatccatatatatatatatatcataataGCATTGGTcatgtaattattattattattatattaattaattatattccaCTGTAGACATAATTACAGAGAAAATCATCCGTAAAGGATTTcatcatttaattatttttataaaaattataggaaTCGACTTTATACATTTAGAAGTGagtagttttaaaaaaaattaattaaatcaaataaatttaaaaatgcagtttgattcagtttgatttttaattttaaaaatttcaattatttcgattcgaataggttttaataaaagattaaaaaaattaaactgaattgattaataataatagtatattatttttaataatatagaaaaattaaatcgtattaaagttaaaatattttaattaaattttaaaatattaaaaataaattataaaaaataaaaattttattaaaaatttaaatcgattaaatcgaactaaatcaaatcaaattaaatcgatttgatttaatttttgaccaaaatttattcggttcgatttttataaatattaaaatttttatttttagttttttccgttcgattcgattcaaaacCGAACGTAAAgggaataattatttatatatatattaagtaagagatatttaaaaaaaaaagatatagaaACATGAAGGTTATGTGTTCATATATACTTAACAATAATATAGTACCTACCAcatatatcatatataaagataattaattaattaacatttaaaaatcCAGCATTACGTCACCTTTCACATGTATATCCTCCAAGGATCACACAAGCTCTAacttgtaattatttatttaataattttactaaataactaattaataattaattacgcAATGTGGTTGGAGACTGGGAATTAGAGTATACAATGGAATGGTATTTTtctatttcctttttttaattactGGTTCTCAAAATTTTGATTGCTTAAAGTTctctttaaattattatatatatatataatgtatttttatatttttttttctaataaatgaATGAGGGATTGAGAGATTCAACATGgaattttctaaaattcaatttaatttctcgaagtattaaaatatattaaatacttGAAATatattccctaattaatttaagtcGTAATAAAATCCGCTAGTCGTTTATGTAGTGGATCGAAAAAGCCAATTCCATGTGCTATGTGTTGACACTTTTGCTACACAtataataaaagaatatttGCTTTAGGTATaacatattatattaatattattttcaaaattaaaatatgattcTTCTAAATAATTAAGCattctttttgtttttgcttTCTGCATGTTAAGCGGCGAATACCTGTCAAAACGACCCATGATACTTGCATGTGATTACTagttttttttgaaaaacaatAAGAGAGAGATATCATTAATTCAAAGCGATCAAAGAAATTATAGGAGAAGAAAGGACATGAAcccaaaacaaataaaattttttagacaTTTTCCATGTTAATAGTTGACTCTGTCACCATTATAATCAGCTCAAGTATTGTACTTAAATATAATACAAGATTAGGCATCTAAGATTCTAGGCAGGAGAAGGTCAATTTCAGTTTCAAGTTATAAAGAATCTTGAAAATAATTTGTTtaatcattcatttattcatattCTTAaccataaattaattaatttttgaagaaatctttgatgtgggttttctttgtttttttaaataagaaggAGCTGAATAAAAAACGTAAAGAAAATTAAGGaagtaattaattttacaaGGGAAAAGGTTAATTAATTTTCTGTCAGAAATTTTTAGGGTTATTGATAAGAACAGACGTTGATGGTTGAGTAAAAGCAGAGAGAGTTAAGGTCAGCATGCAAACAGCTATTTAATTGGCATTTTGCATGCAAACACTgagtgataataataataaagacgTGAAAAGAGTTGATTAAGAAAGAGTGTTTCCACAATCACTTAGACAACAAATGTCACGATTAGACATTAACCACCGCCAAATGTCTGCATTTCTTGATAACATAAAAACAATGACAAGAAAGGGTAGCCATAATGTTTTTATCCAAgacaattaaaatcaattacaaCTATTATTGTAATGGCCGGATTAAAACtgatgtaaataattttaaatttatttgttatttaatttaaattatttgtaattttaaacgaacaattatatattatttatcaaaTTCTCTCAATGTAGATTAGAATTTTCTATACTccattcttaattttataacatttttattGTAACTTTATTAAGTTATGCTATAATGAATCAGCTATAATTATTAAGTTAAGTCATGGTTAATGGCTTTGTTAGTGGTTCTTGTACCCTTTGGAGAAGAGAAACCATCGGTTGGATTCTTATTTTTTGCCCTTTGTCTCATTTGACTATCCTTTCTATCGTCGAATGTATAGGTGATTTTTTGCCATTTGGAGAAGAGGAACCATCGGTTGGGTTCTTATTTCTTGCTCTCTGTCTCATTTGACTTTCCCTTCTATCGTCGGATGTGTaggtgattttattttatttgttgtgTTTTGTAGGTCTTGTGACTCATGCAGGAAGGTTACTATTAGATT
This genomic interval from Manihot esculenta cultivar AM560-2 chromosome 12, M.esculenta_v8, whole genome shotgun sequence contains the following:
- the LOC110628831 gene encoding 1-aminocyclopropane-1-carboxylate synthase 9 yields the protein MQKKKAPSLWSNFSLLLCRGFMHLCTTIYISHLLSTSPLHHHIHSLLFSSLLLLRSPTKLIHPIISQILSIILCSSFFPLSLTHCLICTSLFVEETIPKMRLLSRKATCNTHGQDSSYFLGWEEYEKNPYDEIKNPTGIIQMGLAENQLSFDILESWLANNPDAAGFKKDGQSIFRELALFQDYHGLPAFKKALVDFMAEIRGNRVSFDQDKIVLTAGATSANETLIFCLAEPGEAFLLPTPYYPGFDRDLKWRTGVEIVPIQCTSSNGFQITAPALEEAYLEAQKRNLRVKGILVTNPSNPLGTTMSRSELNLLVNFITSKGIHLISDEIYSGTAFSSPGFVSIMEVLKDKKCENTEVWKRVHVVYSLSKDLGLPGFRVGAIYSNDELVVSAATKMSSFGLVSSQTQYLLSALLSDTKFTKNYLSENQRRLKERQKLLVKGLEKAGISCLKSNAGLFCWVNMKHLLRTNSFEAEMELWKKIVYDVKLNISPGSSCHCTEPGWFRVCFANMSEETLNLAMKRLKSFVDSTTMTSSHHQMLKNSRKRSLTKWVLRLSFHDDREPEER